Part of the Vigna unguiculata cultivar IT97K-499-35 chromosome 3, ASM411807v1, whole genome shotgun sequence genome, GAACGCGAGATCCTACGTCGGCCTGGAGCGACGACAGTCCGACGATCTACGACGATGAGCGAAAGGGGGGAGCAATTTACTCCGAGTAAGAGAGACGAAGCAAACCCAAAAGCCATTTTCTTTCTAATGAAACCCTAGTCACTTCTTTTTCTCTGAGTCTCGGTTCCAATTGTGTGTATCAAAAGATGATGGTGAGAGGCAGGAACAATTTTCTCTGAGCAAGACACACGAAACAAACTCAAAACCTAGTCCTTTTTTTCTCCCGATTTAAGTTTCAACGCGTATTCAATGCCAcatcaacaattaaaataataaatcaaaattcttttcaaaattccACCTGCCAATAACACGTAAGGGAGTAAAAAAAGTAGTAACTTTTAGGAGTCACTTTATCATTTTCCatacaaaaaattgaattaagttATTTTGATTGTGATGATTATGATAAAAGTGTATTATATTAAAGGAAAAGGATGGTTACTGACGTTGCGTCACTCATTCACTCAACTCAAGAGGCCTTGTTCTTCCTCACTCTCCCATTCTCTCTCCCTTCCTCTCATCTCATCTCATCTCCCATATTCTTTTTTGTATCTTCCTTTGTCTTCATCGaccctctttctctctctccaatCTTTATCATTTCTGTTATTCTTACTCCCAAACCTCGCCTCTTTTCCCGGAAAATTTCTTTGCTTTTTCTCTgggaaacaaaagaaaattgaaaaaacataaactttgCCGAGGAATGCGTGTAAGCGAGGTTGTAGTGCTGGGAGCAGCCTCCTTCTCTACAATGCAGAATGGAATTTCAACCTTTGAAGACTCTCTTAGCCTCATTTCCAAAACCAGCACCACTGCACGGTGCAACTCAGCTTAAACCCTAGCTCTGCTCAAAAGGGTCAACACCTTGATCCCGTTGTGTCAGCAGCTTCCGTCACCGGCTTCAACCTTTCTGGGTTTTGAGCTGATTTCGGAATCTGGTCAGAGAGGAAAACGGGTTTCGTGTTTCAATGTCTGTCAATTTGCAGGTTTTGGATGTGATTTAAGTGATACCCTGTTCAGTGCATATTTCGGGTGAAATTCTGAGATCTGTTTAGAAACCCTCGTTACTGTACGCCAGGTGTTCGCTGAAAGTTTCACATGTTCATGCTTTTTCTATTGCGTCTTAAGCTTCCAAAAGTGGATAGTTAGAGTTTAAAGAGTCATCTGAAGGGGTGAGTGgtgaattgaagaagaaaaaaaattgtgtgaatGTCTGGTCCCAGATTGAGGTCTGTGAATGTTGGTGACTCAGAGGCTGCAAGGCCTGTGTTTGGACCGGGTGGGAACAAAACAGGGTCATGGAGTTCCCGGAAGCCCGCTTCTAAGCCACTGAGGAAAGCTGAGAAATTGCACAATGAGGCCAAAGAGAAGAAATCCCAGGAAGTGTCTGCGATTCTTACTTCTCCACAGTCACATTCTGCGAGTGTTCTGCGCCGGCACGAGCAGTTACTGTACAGTAATTTGTCTCTCAATGCTTCATGTTCGTCTGATGCATCTACTGACTCGTTTCGTAGCCGTGCTTCTACTGGAAGACTGACTCGGTCTACTAGCTTGGGGTGCACAAGGAAGCGCTCTGTTTCGAAGCCTAGGAGTGTTGCTTCTGATGGTGTGTTGGAGTCTCCTCCTCATGGGTCACAGTCCAAGAAGAGGTGTGCTTGGATCACTCCTAATACTGGTTCGTATTCCTCTCCATCTTCTTTCACTCCCTCCAAATTTACAGTATGAAGTCTTGTTATGTTGTGATGAAAAATTCATTGTACCATAGGCCTTTCGACAGATAGTTTCTGTTGTCTGGTCTTATTGGAGCTCATGTGAGCGTGAATTGTGTGATTCTCACTCGGTTACAGGATGAATTTCAGTTCTTGATAATTGAgtgtttaattccatttgtaTGTCATTGTATTCTTTAGGATatgaattattttgaaatgagAGTGAAGTAGAGTTTATCGACACAGATATTCGAGCTGTCTTCATTTTCTTGAAATATAATACAACATGCATGCGTTTGTAGCTGAAGGCGTAATACAGCATGCAACggatatatgtttattttttttttagattttggtTTGATATTTTTCAGCCATTAAAGAGAAAATTGGGAATCTTGAGTGAATGCATTATATGAGCCTGATTTAGCTTGATAGGAGCAGAGTCTAATGTACAGAAGCTCTATCTTTCTTGTAAATTcctttataattattgttttaagttTTAAGTTCTGAACTACATAGCCTTTTTCAAAGTTGTTTCCTGACCAAGTTTACTCATTTATATTAGAACCATGTTACGCTACCTTCCACGATGAAGAATGGGGAGTTCCAGTACATGATGACAAGTATGTGATGTGATCCTCAGAAAGTAATCTTGTTATATTGGCCGGAAAAGGAATACGCCTTCTTGTATTATGTTTTTTCTTGACGCTCATTATCTTGTGCAGGAAACTATTTGAGCTTCTTGTTCTCTCGAGTGCTCTGTCAGAACTCACTTGGCCAGCTATTCTAAGCCAAAGGCACATCTTTAGGTATTACCTTTGTAGAtgttcttaatttatttaatttttaaaattattattcattcTTGGCCTCAAACCTATACTGGTTAGCGGCTACATCAGTTGTAGCCCGTTATTTTCTCTTTGACTgtttacattatttttgttaacaaaGTTCTTTGCAGGGAAGTTTTTGCGGATTTTG contains:
- the LOC114179929 gene encoding uncharacterized protein LOC114179929; this translates as MSGPRLRSVNVGDSEAARPVFGPGGNKTGSWSSRKPASKPLRKAEKLHNEAKEKKSQEVSAILTSPQSHSASVLRRHEQLLYSNLSLNASCSSDASTDSFRSRASTGRLTRSTSLGCTRKRSVSKPRSVASDGVLESPPHGSQSKKRCAWITPNTEPCYATFHDEEWGVPVHDDKKLFELLVLSSALSELTWPAILSQRHIFREVFADFDPVAVSKFNDKKIMAPGTAASSLLSDLKLRAIIENARQISKVIEEFGSFDKYIWSFVNHKPIISRFRYPRQVPVKTPKADVISKDLVRRGFRGVGPTVIYSFMQVVGLTNDHLISCFRFQDCMAAAEGKEENVTKDDSQQKQCDHVMESDLSIAIDNLSLSSE